The following proteins are encoded in a genomic region of Sneathiella marina:
- a CDS encoding YciI family protein, which produces MLFIAHCTDKPDHLQVRLDARPNHLEFLKNKGDALKIAGPTLTADGENPNGSLIIFEDRDLEAAKAWIASDPYAGANLFESVIVKPWKHAIGNGV; this is translated from the coding sequence ATGCTGTTTATCGCCCATTGCACGGACAAACCCGACCATCTGCAAGTCCGCCTGGATGCCCGACCTAACCATCTCGAATTCCTAAAAAATAAGGGAGATGCCTTAAAAATTGCTGGCCCTACACTAACTGCTGACGGCGAAAACCCAAACGGTAGTCTGATTATTTTTGAAGACCGTGATCTGGAAGCTGCAAAAGCTTGGATTGCCAGCGATCCCTATGCAGGGGCGAATTTATTCGAAAGTGTGATCGTCAAGCCTTGGAAACATGCCATCGGCAACGGTGTCTAA